ATGTGGGGGCCACCAAACCCTTCACCCCGGCACAACTCAAGGTGTTTGCCACGTTGCCCGCCGATGCCCTCAACACCAATATTCATGAAGTCTTTGTCCCGGCAGCGACCCCGCCATCAGCCCCGGCAAGCTTGGCGGAGTGGACTTCATTGCGCCAGGCATGGCTGGACGCGCTCAAGGAAAAAACTTTTGCCGGCTGGCCGGCCGAGGACACGGTGCGCCTGACCAAGGTGGCCTCCGCCAAAGACGCGGGATTGCTCTGTGAAATCTATGAAATCAGCCCCCAGCCGCACGTTGTCCTGCGGCTTTACACCCTGCAACGCACCGCCTCCCGCCGTCCTCAGCAAATGCGCCTCTGGGTGCGCTCCGGCCCATGGGCTGAACCCCAGTTGGACGCCAATTTGCCTGGGGCCTTGCGTGAAACAAGGGCTGCTTTTTCAAGCCACCAAAACCCCTCAGCCGCGCCCCCAGCAGGGGAAATTTGGCTGGCCCTTTATCCCCGGGGTACGGGGCAGGACACCTGGAGTGGTGATGCCCGCAAACAAACCCACCTGCGGCGGCGCTTCATGCTTTTGGGGCAGACGGTGGACAGCATGAGGGTGTGGGATATTCGTCAGTCAGTCCTTGCATTGAATCAGGTCAAGGCGTGGAACAAGTTGCCCTTGACCCTTGAAGCGCAAGGCAACATGGCGGTGAACGCTCTCTACGCAACGGCCCATTTGCCGGAAAACCTCGTCAACCGTTCCCTCAGCCTGATTTTACACGACTTGCCCCGTTCCCATCAGCAGGGTCCGGATTATCTGAATGTGCTGAAAATCCTGGACATTCCCCAGGCGCTGCTCCTGGCCGCTTCAGCTTGTGAGCAGGTGCGCGTGGATACGCCTGAACCCAGCGCTTTTTCCTGGACTGAAACGGCGGCGCGCAACTTGGGATGGGAAAAACGCCTGCTGATTCGCAGGGGGGATTCCAGTGCCTTGGCTCGCTGAGTTGTGTTAAGTCCCAGGGCCATTATTATTTAGGCGATGATTTTTGTTTCACATGCCAAATTTTTTGCGGGATGTCTTGGGGCCTTGCTGGCCACCGCCGTGGGGGCGCAAACCATCAATCCCATTCCCCAGCCTTACTCCGTGGCCACCAATGCCATCAATCCCTCCTTATCGCCGGACGGCCTTCAATTGGCCTATACTGCGCTGCGCCCCGCCGAGCGCATCGAAATTCTTGATTTGAACACCAAAACCAATCGTGTCCTCATAGAACATGCCCAGATGTCAGTGTGGTCACCCGATGGCCGGTGGATTGCCTATCAACAGGTCCGCACGGTGCCGGGAATATTTTCACCGGGTAGTCTCATGCGCGTAGTCGAAACCATGGTGATGGATGAAAGGGGAGGCCGTCCCCGTTTTATCTACCCCGGGAGCCGCCCTCATTGGAGTGCCGACGGGCAACGCTTGTTTGTCGTGGATGATAACCAAGCGCAAATTGTGGCCTGCCGGGTGGATAAAGCGGAAGACCAGCCGCCCGTGTATTGGACGTTGGACAAAGCGCCATTAGCTTGGATTTCTCCGGATGGGCGAAGGGTGGCTGTCCTGACCAACGAAAACATGGCCGTGTTTGGACGCGAGAAGCAGGAACTGCAATTCCTGATTCCGGTGGGGGTGATGCGCCACTTATATGTCGCCTGGGGTCATGACAGCCAATACCTGATTATTGCTCTGGGTTCTCCGGAGCCTGAAGGGGATTCTGCGGGGTTATGGTGGGTGGATTTGCAGGCGCAGAAGATACATCGGTTGGCCAAAGGGGAGTGGCGGGCCTGCTCTGTGCCGGCCAAGGGCGGGCCATTGGCGTCTGCCCATCAGTCGCCCAATCTGGCGCGTATCTGGGTTTTCCCCTCAGAATGGCTGGAGGCACGCAAGGCCGGACGCGTTCCCCCGTTTGAACCACCCTCACCCCCACCCCCCAAAGAGTAATTTCAAGGGGAGCCGGGCGGCAGGATTTCCCGCAGCCGGAAGAATTGCAGCATTTCCATGCCCGGATTGGTGTAGGGGCCGGAGGTCACCGGGCCGGGCACATTGGTCCAAATCACCGGCGGCTGCAGGTTGGTGGTCATCTGTAACACGAATCCCGAACCGCTCCAATCCAACACCAATTTTCCCTGACTTAAAGTCGCTCCTAGAAGCGGCGGCTCTGGCGGCGGTTGATAGACGGCGGTGGCGGTGAGGTTGGTTCCGAGACTGAGCATCAGCACGGCTTGGGTGGAGGCGATTTGGTTGTCCACCAACCAATGCTGGAAGCGTTGCAGACCCGCCAGCAAGGGTGCCGTGAGGGTGATGGAAGTGGCATTGGTGTAATGGCGCGTATAGGGAGTCAATGCGCCCGCCAGTTGATTGGTATCTGGCGGTTGTATTTCAATAGCCACCCCTTCATGGGGATTGACCGAGTTAACGGACACCGCCCACACCGGCGGCGGGGGCGGGTCTCTAAACACGGCAGTCACGGTGTAATTCGTGTCCATCTCAATGGCCCATTGGCGGTTGGTGGTGACCGGGACTCCATTCAGCCACCATCCGGCAAATAATTTTTCGCCCACCACGGTCGGCGCCGTAAGCGTGACGATGGCGCCGTTGGTATAGGTCCGTGTCATGGGGGTATCCGCGCTGGCCAGTCCTTGAGCATCGGCTGGCTGCACGGTGATGCCCACATCGGCGGGAGGATTCGTGGATTGGATGCTGAGCGTCCAATAAACCACCGGCGAGGGCGCGACGTACACGGCTTCCAAAACCCGGTTGCTGTTCATGTTCACCGTCACGGTCAAATTGGAGCTGAAGGCCGCGCCGTCCAACCGCCATTCCTTGAACACCAGCCCGCCCACCGTCTGCGTGGCGGTGAGCGTGGCCGTGGCATTGGGATAATAGAACCGCTCAAAGGGCGTGATGCCGCTGGCCATGCCATAATTGTCATTGGTGGCGAGGATGATGGGCACCGGCAGCGAGACATCGGAAGCCACCACGATGAGAGCGTTGGTTTGCAGCACGCTGCGGGTGTAATACAAAGCCGTGCCGAACACAATGTCGGGACTGGTGGCGGAGTAGTTATGGACCTCCACCGCCAGATGATTCAATCCCTGAACGAGGTTGGTGGCGACCAGATTGCCGCTCACCGTGAAGAGGGCAGGCGCTTCGGCTGCGGCATCTCCATATTGGGGGTGAACGCCTTGCTGATAAGTGGGCGGCCCGGCTGGAAAGCCATTGGCCAAAGTGGTGCTGGTAATGACCGCCGGCGCGGCGGGCATCCGCAGCCGGTACAGCTCGGCGCCATTGAGATAGAACACCGCGCCGTCATCAATTAAATTGGAAAACACCAGCGAAACCCCGGCCGGACTTGTCGGAAATTCAAAGGTGGTGCGGAAATAATACGTGATGGGCAGGGGCGGGCTGGCGGAGGGCACCCCGGGGCCGCGTGGACTGGGAAGCGGTGTGTTTTTGGGAAACACGTAATCATTGTCTTCCACATACAGCAAACCGGGGCCGGGGCCACCCCAGGAGGAATCATTATAGGCCGGTGTTTTCCAGGCGGGGGTGTTGTCCATGCTGTTGGTGTTGTATTTCCAACTCTGGGTGACGGGAAACACCAGCTCCATGGGGGCAGACCCGCCTCCCACTGGCGGCGGGTTGGTTTGGGTGAGGAAGAAACAAATGGGACTGGCGTACTCGACTTGATTGGAGCGCGAAAGCAACCGGAAATAATTGGTGCGCCCCGGCGGCAATCCGGTGAGCAATACCGTGTGGTTGGTGGTGGGCGTGGCGATGAAGGGCGAGGCATTGCCCAGCGCCGGTGTTAAACCATATTCCACTTGGGTGGTGCCGGCAAAGGGGGTGTCCCATCGCACCATGGCCATGCTGCGACCGGCGGTCACGCGCGAATTTTGCAGCGGCTCAGTGGTGAGGGACTTGGCATAAAAGCCAATGTTGTGGCCCACCGAGCGCATGGTGGTCTGGCCGCCCGTGGCATAATAGATACTGGGGTCATTGAGAATCACCGGGTCGCCGCATTCATTGGCCATGACCATGCAAGTGGACCCGCCCCCATCCAGGTTCATGCCGTTATACGCGCCAAACAGAATCAGCCAGTCGGCCGTCTCATAATCCTTGGCGCCGTCGCTGTCGGATTGACGGCCGTCAATCACCAGCATGATGACGTAGCGGCGGTCGGCGGAAATGCCAATGGCGGTGCGCGGTTGCACGCGGTGGGTGGTGTCGTTGTTGTTGATGTAATCCCACCCCACATTCACGCCGTTGACCACCAGCGGATACATCCCCGGAATGGCGGTGTAGAGGCCGTTGGTGTCACTAAAGGTTTGTGCGCCGTAAGGAATAAAATCGGGCACCATGTTGGTGGTAAAATAAAGCAGCGATTCCGCGTCCACCGAGGAGTCGGCCGGGGAAACCAGCACGCCTTGAGAGATGGCCAGGCCGTGAATCCAGGTGGCTGCACCATCGGGGGTGGAATAGGCGGTATTGCCGCCGTAATGCGCGCCATTGATGGCCACGCGCAATTGGTTTTCCCGCAGAAAATTGCCGGGCCGATGGCTGTACGTTTCCCGCGAATTGGCCAGCCAGTTATTGGTGTTGGGCGGCGTGGTAAAAACGCGCACATCGGGGTCCCGCAAATCCACCCGCAAAGCCCGCACCACATGCGGATTGCCGGACCAGCCCGCGGTATTCGTACCTTGTGCCAGTTCGATGCCTTTGAAAATCGGTTTCCAGGGCGTGTAATAAATTTCCGCCTCCAAAGCAGGGTACCCGCCTGCCCAGAGCAGGACCAGCCCACAAAAGAGGCCGAAGCGGTGGGCCCTAATCGCCGCTGAATTTGTACTCATAACCGGGAATGGGGTCGCGGGTGTAGGCGGGATTCATCCCGTCATAATAAATCGGGATGCGTTTGACGTGACCGTCCACAAAAGCCACCACGCTTTCGGCGTTATTGTAGAAGGGAGCATTGCGCCTGCCGGTGCGGCTCTTATGCCACGAAAGCGGGGCATGCGCCGTCCATTCCATCACCAGCAGCGTGCGGTCGGGCTGGCGGATGCTGCCCACCTTGCGCCCGGCGATGTTGGGCAGACCGGGAAGGTTGACCCCGTTGAAAACATAACTGTTGTAGGCATGTTTGGCGCTTTCGCAAAACGGCACCGCTTCATCGCTCAGACCTTCGTAGCCCCTATCACTGGGGCAGGCAAAAATCTTGTCCCTGGACGGCGGGCTGTTGGGTCGGGTCTCGCCCCGGATTTGTTCCTTGTACCACCACCAGCCGCCGGGCGGTTTGTTGTAGGTCATGGCCGGCAGTGTGTCCTGATGGTTGCCCGCATAAAATTTCAAAGCCGCGGCCACTTGTTTCAGATTGGTGTGGCACACCATTTCCCGCGAGCGCTCGCGCAGCCGTGTGCCCAGCGGCCAAAATAGGCTCAGGAGCAGCAGGACCAGCGCGCAGATGACCAAAACCTCCGTTTGGGTCACCCCCCGGCGACGGTTCGGCGTTGGCGGTGCGACGGGCTTCATGGCTTGACGGTAGTATCAGCCAGCGTTTCCCTGGTCCATACCGTGTACCAGGCCTCGAACCATTGGCGGGCTGAGGCGTTATGGGTGGGGGCTGGTTTCTGCCAAGATTGATTGACAATGGCCTTGTGCAAAACCCCCTGAGCGAGCATTTGCCGCAACGGGATTTGTTGCGGCGCGCTGCCGGTGCATAAAGCCACCACCCGCCCCGCCTGCCGTGCCGCCAGTTGCATTTGTTCCGGATTCAGCTCTGGCGGCCGCAAAAAAAGCACCACCACATCCCCGGTCTTGGCCCGCCGCACGGCATCCAAAAATGCATCCGCCGTCAGACCGGTGGAGCGCAGCGGATCCAATTTAATGAAGTTGGTGATAGCCACGGTTTTGCC
This is a stretch of genomic DNA from Fontisphaera persica. It encodes these proteins:
- a CDS encoding TolB family protein, which produces MIFVSHAKFFAGCLGALLATAVGAQTINPIPQPYSVATNAINPSLSPDGLQLAYTALRPAERIEILDLNTKTNRVLIEHAQMSVWSPDGRWIAYQQVRTVPGIFSPGSLMRVVETMVMDERGGRPRFIYPGSRPHWSADGQRLFVVDDNQAQIVACRVDKAEDQPPVYWTLDKAPLAWISPDGRRVAVLTNENMAVFGREKQELQFLIPVGVMRHLYVAWGHDSQYLIIALGSPEPEGDSAGLWWVDLQAQKIHRLAKGEWRACSVPAKGGPLASAHQSPNLARIWVFPSEWLEARKAGRVPPFEPPSPPPPKE
- a CDS encoding phosphodiester glycosidase family protein, which produces MSTNSAAIRAHRFGLFCGLVLLWAGGYPALEAEIYYTPWKPIFKGIELAQGTNTAGWSGNPHVVRALRVDLRDPDVRVFTTPPNTNNWLANSRETYSHRPGNFLRENQLRVAINGAHYGGNTAYSTPDGAATWIHGLAISQGVLVSPADSSVDAESLLYFTTNMVPDFIPYGAQTFSDTNGLYTAIPGMYPLVVNGVNVGWDYINNNDTTHRVQPRTAIGISADRRYVIMLVIDGRQSDSDGAKDYETADWLILFGAYNGMNLDGGGSTCMVMANECGDPVILNDPSIYYATGGQTTMRSVGHNIGFYAKSLTTEPLQNSRVTAGRSMAMVRWDTPFAGTTQVEYGLTPALGNASPFIATPTTNHTVLLTGLPPGRTNYFRLLSRSNQVEYASPICFFLTQTNPPPVGGGSAPMELVFPVTQSWKYNTNSMDNTPAWKTPAYNDSSWGGPGPGLLYVEDNDYVFPKNTPLPSPRGPGVPSASPPLPITYYFRTTFEFPTSPAGVSLVFSNLIDDGAVFYLNGAELYRLRMPAAPAVITSTTLANGFPAGPPTYQQGVHPQYGDAAAEAPALFTVSGNLVATNLVQGLNHLAVEVHNYSATSPDIVFGTALYYTRSVLQTNALIVVASDVSLPVPIILATNDNYGMASGITPFERFYYPNATATLTATQTVGGLVFKEWRLDGAAFSSNLTVTVNMNSNRVLEAVYVAPSPVVYWTLSIQSTNPPADVGITVQPADAQGLASADTPMTRTYTNGAIVTLTAPTVVGEKLFAGWWLNGVPVTTNRQWAIEMDTNYTVTAVFRDPPPPPVWAVSVNSVNPHEGVAIEIQPPDTNQLAGALTPYTRHYTNATSITLTAPLLAGLQRFQHWLVDNQIASTQAVLMLSLGTNLTATAVYQPPPEPPLLGATLSQGKLVLDWSGSGFVLQMTTNLQPPVIWTNVPGPVTSGPYTNPGMEMLQFFRLREILPPGSP
- a CDS encoding type II secretion system protein, with the translated sequence MKPVAPPTPNRRRGVTQTEVLVICALVLLLLSLFWPLGTRLRERSREMVCHTNLKQVAAALKFYAGNHQDTLPAMTYNKPPGGWWWYKEQIRGETRPNSPPSRDKIFACPSDRGYEGLSDEAVPFCESAKHAYNSYVFNGVNLPGLPNIAGRKVGSIRQPDRTLLVMEWTAHAPLSWHKSRTGRRNAPFYNNAESVVAFVDGHVKRIPIYYDGMNPAYTRDPIPGYEYKFSGD